Within Gambusia affinis linkage group LG01, SWU_Gaff_1.0, whole genome shotgun sequence, the genomic segment TAGTTTTACAGGTTTTCCAATTTAATTGAGTTTAGAAATTTAGCTTATAATAGTtcttattattaaaaaacattgaaaggaaaaaaaaacaagcacaagACAGCCAAGAACACAACCAAAATATACCAAAGCATGATCACATGTCATCCGTCACACTATTCAAATGCCATTAGTCCGTCTGTAGCATTCTCGCAGCAACATGCCCTTAGACCCAAAAAAGTCACTACAAGCCCACGTTACACATGTTGTGGATTTAGCAGAAGTAGGAAAACTGacatttgtatttcagtttcCTCTTTGGGTAAGACCCAGGAAAAAAATGCCACCAAAGCAAGTTACCAGTAAAGGAACATATTTTTACCTGAACAATGTTTTGCTCAACACAAGCGCTAACCTCTGTGATCTTGCTGTCAACTCCATCTTAGATCTATCTGCATTCCAGTCATAGCATACATTGTGCTCTTCCACTCTTCAGCTTTGGCTTTTTGGTTCCCTTAGATCCAAAATTCCAGTTGTTTCTTAAGTTATTCTCAACAGAAGGCCTATTGCTGGAAGATGAGGAGAAATCTGCCCTCTCTACTTTCTGTGGAGCTCACCCTCATTTCTTGCATagatattttttccatcaaaaactGCTGTAGCCACACATCCATTAAAACAATACATtcctgtcttgttttctgtgtatTGCCAAAGAGCATGACAGACTTCAAGGTGGAGGGCACGTCATTATTATTGTCTGGTCTTGCTGTTTTAGATCTTACTCGAAAAGCAATTTTTGttagaaatgtgtaaaatcaGTTGAAAGAATATtggcattttatgtatttttgactTTGAACTTTGAAATGACTTCACTAAGgcgtttttattgttttgcagaGCGAGGATAGTATGGAGTACCTATCTGCTGAAGAGAAGGCATGTCTGATGTTTCTGGAGGAAACAATCGAAGCACTGGAAGTGCAGGAAGACAGTGGCTTATCAAATGACGAGCCAGACATGTGGTCAAAGACGGAGCCACAAGATCAGATAAGAAGTAATGGTATGCTCTGCCAAATACTTTTTGAGTACTTGACATGCACTGTCTGTATGAATGACAGTGAATGAAATGTTAacaatacttttgttttttcttagaTGTTCCCACTGAAATGGTCAAATCAGGAAGTCTCAGGATATCCACTCTAAGTCCCCACGCAACAGCAGATCCTCCATCTGCTGGATTAACCACAGAGTGTGAAACTGAGCATCACGCTGCAAATCAAAACCCCAACCCACAATCGACTTCCACGTCTGCAGTCGGCATGAAAGATGTTAAAACAGAAGATATGGGAGTTGGAACTGATCCTTTGGTGTCTAATTCTGGTTACACAACCTCATCATCAGATAAAAGAATTGACGTTTCAAAGTTAGATGGAGATCTTGAGCTTGAGAATGTCACAAATTCTGGAGATGCCTCAGAGAATGATCTGGATATAATCCCTCCACCAACAGACTTCAGagatgaaccagaaccagaattgTCACTGGAAGCCATAACCGCGGTCCCGCCACCAGCAGCCATGACTGTAGAGGCCATGACCGTGGTCCCGCCACCGGAGACCATGACCGTGGTCCCGCCACCGGAGACCATGACCGTGGTCCCGCCACCGGAGACCATGACCGTGGTCCCGCCACCGGAGACCATGACCGTGGTCCCGCCACCGGAGACCATGACCGTGGTCCCGCCACCGGAGACCATGACCGTGGTCCCGCCACCGGAGACCATGACCGTGGTCCCGCCACCAGCATCCATCACCGGGGAGGCCATGACTGTGGTCCCGCCACCGGAGACCATGACCGTGGTCCCGCCACCAGCAGCCATGACCAGGGAGGCCACGAACGTGGTCCTGCCACTGGAGGCCACAGCCATGGTACCCCCACCATCAAACGGCTCCACAAAGCAAAAACGAAATATTGATGTAGAGCAGATGCGCATGAGAGCCTCTGTGAAGAGATCTGTTGTAGACTCTTCTGCTCCTGAGGATTCTTCTAGCAGAGCCTCAGAAGTTGCTTCACTTTTACCTCAAATGAATCCCCCTACTGAGCCTTCAGAGATCAGAAGCCCACCTGCTGTGGCCCCAAAACCTAAGAAGCTACcttcaaacattattttaaagacaCTTGTCTCTCATGGAAACCCAGGGCATTCGGTACCCTCCCACAGTGATCAGATGTTGTTGGACCCTCAGAAGGTTCGAATGGAGGCCCTCAAAAAGCTTGGACTGCTTAAAGACAACAAGGAAGAATCAAGTTGTGCTGTAAGCCCTAAGCTTCCTCTGAAATCTGGTGCATACAAATGGTCACCGGCGAGCCCCTCTCCTCCAGTCAGTCCTGCTGCTCCTCACACACCCCCTGTAACACCATCTCTCACCCCAGTCATTAGTCCCCTACAAGCCATTGTACCCCAACAGTCTGTTTTGGCTCCTATTGTGTCACCATCAGCTTCTTCAGCATCTCCTCCCATTGAGGACACTGATATCCTCCCAGCACCTGCAGCTTTCAGCGATGGATTTGGCCCTTCAGGTGATGAACTTCCTGCTGTCACAGAGGCCCGTTTCAATACCCTTCCTAACGCATCGCTACCGAAGGTGATCAGTATGAAATCGGCAACCTTGGCGCGATCTGGTTTGGGTCTGAGCAGCCAGATGTCAAATCAGAGCTTATTGGAGATGGCTGATGGCAAGCAAGACCCAAAGCACCTGCGCAACATTCGACCAAGACCTGCCTCTCTGGGGACTGGGAAAGACTTTCCTCACACTAAAGGTGAGGGTTTGTTGGCCAGTGGAACATCAGAATCCCAGAAGCCCCAACCTACACAGGCATTCCACCACAGACAGTCTTCTAAGCTGCCTCGACCTCAAGGCATCAGCGTGGTGATCTGCCCTCGCGCAGAGAATGAAGAGGACCGGCGCCAGGCCCTGAAGAAGCTGGGACTGCTCAGAGACTAACATCCAAATGTACCTttatatattgtaaaaaaagaCTGATGCAGACTATATCTGGGTTTAAAATGCTGAAGGAGTGCCTTAACCACATTCTTATGCTTCTGTTTTCCACTGAATACCATGTGGTTGACTGTACACCAAGTATCTGTGCTTCTGTTTTCCACTGAATACCATGTGGTGGACTGTACACCAAGTATCTGTGTTTCCTTTGACCATCGAAATGTCAAAATTAGTGTGTTTCACAGAACtgtaatgaaaacactttttgtgaTCAACAATTGAATGTTGCTACTTGTAGAAAAGATGAAGACAGGAAGTTGTAGGAGGATAATGGcgctgtattttttaaaaatgattcgtgaaaaaaaaaaattattcacacgtgattttaattgcttttcttatttaacgGAAACACCGGAAttgtgtaattgtttttttgacattcgGAATGTCAATAaagttttacacacatttataatggaaacgGAGTTTGTGTTTCACTTCTCTTACATCAGACTCATGGTAGCTATAATGTCTTGGATATTATTTACCTTTTAGAGTCTCTAacaacatatgttttttttgtctgctgaTTTGTTTGACTTAATCCCACTGGGTGCTGCTGACTGTTTCAACCCTTCACCATTTCatacttttgcagttttggtcattttatgcctaacgttttttttttgggtgctAATAGGAGTCTTCTCCCACCAGTTTTTTCTCACAGACCATTTGTGAATTTGTTCCCACCTAGAGGATGTTTATTTACCACTGATTTTCAATGCTTCAGAATAAGTTTTTATCTAGTCGACTGCGTTTAAAGGTGATAATGAGAGTTTTGAGCTAGTAAGAGGTCATAATCTCATACGTCATTTGGCccaaacagaaagcagaatcGGTTCAGTAGGAAGTTGCTGGCAAAATAACGTAGAATCACATTACCTGAGGTTtgagtattttataaaatgttgtttagGAATATTTGTATATATGGAAGAAATGAATTGTCTCATGGGCCTGAAATTGGGATAAAAATGGGCAAACTGACGCAGagtctgttctgtttttcaaagactttttctctatttattaTTAACCATATCCTGTTGGCTTTCTCAAAcaactatttttattaaaaatataactgtATAAAGCACTTTCTACTTGTGGTGAAGCCTCTatttctgtgtctttaaaagCAAATACAGACAAATCTGAAACATCTGCCTTGTTTGACTcgtatattaaaaacaaaactacactTCAGCTACTGCAATGTGGAGTCAGTCTGGGAGCTGCAGGTATCAACACATTTATCTGAAGATAATAAAACCTGCATTTAAAGTGTGTCATAATTATTATTCACAATGATGTCAGCCCCCATGTGTCACATCAAAGCAGACACTGACGCACAGATTCAAGTTTGGTTTCTCCACTTTTGTGTGTTGGTTGAAAAACAAGTGTGACCTGTTTTTCAGCCCTGATAGAACGTATTTGCTACAATCATTTGACTGAGGAACTTGAGATCAGCTGTAAGCTTTTAAGTACAATTAGTTTTACTCTTTTAATCTCTTTTCAGTTCACTGCTTGCATTGAAAATGGaactaaaaatgtgaaatgcatACCATGCATTACTCTGCGTTAAACTTCTCCCTAACCTATCCAGCGTGTTCCTTGTACTTCATAATACCtctgttcattcattttctttaacaaactaataaacatttattggaATCACtgtaattgattattttaaacaaagctgAACTCTATCCACCAATTCAGTATCTTTTAAAGATCTTATTTAGAAGTATTGGAGTCAAAAGTACAGAACACAAATGTGCACAACACTTTCCAAAATTTGATTTGCACGTACATTGAAAAATATGCATCTTTTACCTTCTATTTCAATATGTTGTGTTTCTCTATTCTATCTCACACAATCCCATTAATATAGATTGATGCTGTTGATTGTAAGGAGGCAAAATGTGACGAGGTTCCAGGGATACGAATGTTTGCATGGGGCTGAATCATATATtcagtctttcttttcttgattTAATTCAGCACTTTCTACACATGTGAGGacataaattaattaacaaCCCAGTTTGTTCACTGTGAGAACAGTGCATCTCACTTAACTGCATAACTTGGCATACCATTAAGGGTGTGGTGCATCGATGAGCCCTACACAAtctactatttatttttattttttttactgttgttgtTCTGATCACATCTGAGATATTTTCTGAGCCTAACTTTGTATCCAGCCCCTCATTTGCAACACTTGTTGACAGAATATTTTCATATGTtgatgtgtgtatttttatacatCTTGCACAAAAGGTGAACTGTCAGGGGGAGCAAACACCAGCCAACTAAAAAGGGgatttaaatgttgaatattagcaaataaaacacaggtaTACTTGGTTTTATTGTAGGCATTGCAGTctaatgtacaaaaaaaagacataaatttgcagtttacattttttaaagattctgTACAATAAAGAAACTGGAAGAGAAAGCAACTCAGGGTTGGCAAACAAACACCAGAGGCTTTGTGCTGCTCTGTGACATGTTGCTGTGTGAGTCGACTCTCTCTTCTGACAGCTGACCTTACTGAGGAGGAGTGTGTGACAGCTCTCGTCACTTTACCTGTTACCTTCATGAGCCTCGTCTATCAGGTGCTCTGAATTATATACCACCATAGCCTGCAACCACAATATGCAGCATTCCTACAATGAACAGTTTGCAAAGGTGACACATCACtagagacaaaatgaaaattaaataattaa encodes:
- the LOC122838504 gene encoding specifically androgen-regulated gene protein isoform X2; this encodes MLKSGTWPGNVAMESLSNMDSAGSCDSVISTNSAWVSDASEDSMEYLSAEEKACLMFLEETIEALEVQEDSGLSNDEPDMWSKTEPQDQIRSNDVPTEMVKSGSLRISTLSPHATADPPSAGLTTECETEHHAANQNPNPQSTSTSAVGMKDVKTEDMGVGTDPLVSNSGYTTSSSDKRIDVSKLDGDLELENVTNSGDASENDLDIIPPPTDFRDEPEPELSLEAITAVPPPAAMTVEAMTVVPPPETMTVVPPPETMTVVPPPETMTVVPPPETMTVVPPPETMTVVPPPETMTVVPPPETMTVVPPPETMTVVPPPAAMTREATNVVLPLEATAMVPPPSNGSTKQKRNIDVEQMRMRASVKRSVVDSSAPEDSSSRASEVASLLPQMNPPTEPSEIRSPPAVAPKPKKLPSNIILKTLVSHGNPGHSVPSHSDQMLLDPQKVRMEALKKLGLLKDNKEESSCAVSPKLPLKSGAYKWSPASPSPPVSPAAPHTPPVTPSLTPVISPLQAIVPQQSVLAPIVSPSASSASPPIEDTDILPAPAAFSDGFGPSGDELPAVTEARFNTLPNASLPKVISMKSATLARSGLGLSSQMSNQSLLEMADGKQDPKHLRNIRPRPASLGTGKDFPHTKGEGLLASGTSESQKPQPTQAFHHRQSSKLPRPQGISVVICPRAENEEDRRQALKKLGLLRD
- the LOC122838504 gene encoding specifically androgen-regulated gene protein isoform X1; amino-acid sequence: MLKSGTWPGNVAMESLSNMDSAGSCDSVISTNSAWVSDASEDSMEYLSAEEKACLMFLEETIEALEVQEDSGLSNDEPDMWSKTEPQDQIRSNDVPTEMVKSGSLRISTLSPHATADPPSAGLTTECETEHHAANQNPNPQSTSTSAVGMKDVKTEDMGVGTDPLVSNSGYTTSSSDKRIDVSKLDGDLELENVTNSGDASENDLDIIPPPTDFRDEPEPELSLEAITAVPPPAAMTVEAMTVVPPPETMTVVPPPETMTVVPPPETMTVVPPPETMTVVPPPETMTVVPPPETMTVVPPPETMTVVPPPASITGEAMTVVPPPETMTVVPPPAAMTREATNVVLPLEATAMVPPPSNGSTKQKRNIDVEQMRMRASVKRSVVDSSAPEDSSSRASEVASLLPQMNPPTEPSEIRSPPAVAPKPKKLPSNIILKTLVSHGNPGHSVPSHSDQMLLDPQKVRMEALKKLGLLKDNKEESSCAVSPKLPLKSGAYKWSPASPSPPVSPAAPHTPPVTPSLTPVISPLQAIVPQQSVLAPIVSPSASSASPPIEDTDILPAPAAFSDGFGPSGDELPAVTEARFNTLPNASLPKVISMKSATLARSGLGLSSQMSNQSLLEMADGKQDPKHLRNIRPRPASLGTGKDFPHTKGEGLLASGTSESQKPQPTQAFHHRQSSKLPRPQGISVVICPRAENEEDRRQALKKLGLLRD
- the LOC122838504 gene encoding specifically androgen-regulated gene protein isoform X3 — encoded protein: MLKSGTWPGNVAMESLSNMDSAGSCDSVISTNSAWSEDSMEYLSAEEKACLMFLEETIEALEVQEDSGLSNDEPDMWSKTEPQDQIRSNDVPTEMVKSGSLRISTLSPHATADPPSAGLTTECETEHHAANQNPNPQSTSTSAVGMKDVKTEDMGVGTDPLVSNSGYTTSSSDKRIDVSKLDGDLELENVTNSGDASENDLDIIPPPTDFRDEPEPELSLEAITAVPPPAAMTVEAMTVVPPPETMTVVPPPETMTVVPPPETMTVVPPPETMTVVPPPETMTVVPPPETMTVVPPPETMTVVPPPASITGEAMTVVPPPETMTVVPPPAAMTREATNVVLPLEATAMVPPPSNGSTKQKRNIDVEQMRMRASVKRSVVDSSAPEDSSSRASEVASLLPQMNPPTEPSEIRSPPAVAPKPKKLPSNIILKTLVSHGNPGHSVPSHSDQMLLDPQKVRMEALKKLGLLKDNKEESSCAVSPKLPLKSGAYKWSPASPSPPVSPAAPHTPPVTPSLTPVISPLQAIVPQQSVLAPIVSPSASSASPPIEDTDILPAPAAFSDGFGPSGDELPAVTEARFNTLPNASLPKVISMKSATLARSGLGLSSQMSNQSLLEMADGKQDPKHLRNIRPRPASLGTGKDFPHTKGEGLLASGTSESQKPQPTQAFHHRQSSKLPRPQGISVVICPRAENEEDRRQALKKLGLLRD